The sequence GAACACCCAGAAGACCGTGGTGACCGGCGTCGAGATGTTCCGCAAGCTCCTCGACCAGGGCCAGGCCGGCGACAACATCGGCGCCCTGATCCGCGGCCTCAAGCGCGAGGACGTCGAGCGCGGCCAGGTCATGGCCAAGCCCGGCAGCATCAACCCGCACAAGAAGTTCAAGGCCGAGATTTACGTGCTCACGAAGGAAGAGGGTGGTCGTCACACCCCGTTCTTCAAGGGCTACAAGCCGCAGTTCTACTTCCGCACCACCGACGTGACTGGCGCCGTGCACCTCCCCGAGGGCACGGAGATGGTCATGCCCGGCGACAACATCTCCATCACCGTGGAGCTGCTCACCCCGATCGCGATGGAGAAGGAACTCCGCTTCGCGATTCGTGAGGGTGGGCGCACCGTCGGCGCCGGCGTGGTTGCCGAGATCATCGAGTAACGAGGAAATCGATGGCGACCCAGAAGATCCGCATTCGTCTCAAGGCCTACGACTTCAAGCTTCTTGATCAGTCGGCAGGCGAGATCGTGGAGACCGCGAAGCGGACCGGTGCCAAGGTGGCCGGCCCGATTCCGCTCCCCACGAAGATCAACAAGTTCACCGTCCTCCGCGGCCCCCACGTGGACAAGAAGTCGCGTGAGCAGTTCGAGATCCGGACGCACAAGCGGCTGCTCGATATCCTCGAGCCGACGCAGGCGACCCTCGACGCGCTCATGAAGCTCGATCTGTCCGCAGGCGTGGACGTCGAGATCAAGTCGTAAGGATAGGGACATCATGGCGACGTTCGACGTCTACAACCTCGAGAAGCAGAAGGTCGGCACCATCGACCTCGCCGACTCGGTCTTTGCCACTGAGGTCAACGAGAACCTCATCTACGAAGTGGCGAAGATGCAGCAGATCAACAAGCGCCGCGGCACCGTCGGCGTGAAGAACCGCTCGCTGGTCAGCGGTGGCGGCAAGAAGCCCTGGAAGCAGAAGGGTACCGGCCGCGCCCGCCAGGGCTCCATCCGTGCGTCCCATTGGGTCGGCGGTGGCAAGGCCATGGCACCCAAGAGCCGGGACTACTTCTACCGGCCGCCCGCCAAGGTGCGGAAGGGTGCTCTCCGCTCGGTGCTCTCGCTCCGTGCGCAGGAGGGCAAGCTCCTCGTGGTCGAGAACTTCGACCTCGGCGAGATCAAGGCCAAGAAGGCTCTCGCGACCCTGACCGGCAAGCTGGGCCTCGGCTCCGCGCTGCTCGTCGTGGGTGGCGTGCCCACCGATGCCGCTCGCGTCAATGCGATCAAGTCGGTGCGCAACCTGGCCTCCTTCGACGCTCTCCCGGTGGAGGGCTTCAACCTCGAGACCGCGCTTCGCCACAGCGAGCTCGTTCTCACCAGCGCGGCTGCGAAGCAGCTCGAGGGAGCTCTGTCGTGAACATCCACGAGGTGATCCGCGCGCCCGTCGTGACCGAGAAGTCCGACCAGATCCGCGAGACCGCGAACGCTTACACGTTCGAGGTCGATCGGCGCGCGTCGAAGATCGAGATCAAGGCAGCGGTGAAGCAGTTCTTCGGCGTCGACGTCGTCGACGTTCGCACCGCCGTCGTCCGGGGCAAGCACAAGCGCGTTGGCAAGAGCATCGGCCAGCGCCCGAACTGGAAGAAGGCGATCGTGGTCCTCAAGGAGGGCCAGCAGATCGATCTCTTCAACCTCGGCGTCTAAGGGAGCCAACGACCATGCCTCTCAAGGTCTACAAGCCCACGAGCCCCGCACGGCGCCTCACGTCCACCACGGACAACGCCGAGCTCACCAGGGGTAAGAAGCCCGAGAAGTCGCTCACCGCCCCGATCAAGAAGTCGGGCGGCCGCAACGGCAAGGGCCACATCACCACCCGCCACATCGGCGGTGGTCACAAGCGTCGTTACCGCCTCATCGATTGGAAGCGGAACAAGGACGGCGTGCCCGGCAAGGTGGCGTCGATCGAGTACGATCCGAACCGTTCGGCCCGGATCGCCCTCATCAGCTACCTCGACGGCGAGAAGCGCTACATCCTCTGGCCGCAGGGCCTCAACGTCGGCGACACGGTGCTCTCGGGCAGCGACATCGACGTCAAGCCCGGCAACTGCCTTCCGCTGCGCAGCATCCCGCTCGGCTCGGTGATCCACAACATCGAGCTCAAGCCGGGGCGGGGCGGCCAGATGGTCCGCTCTGCGGGCAGCTGGGCCCAGCTGATGGCCAAGGAAGACAAATACGCCCAGGTCCGCATGCCTTCGGGCGAGGTCCGCATGGTCCTCCTCGAGTGCCGCGCGACCATCGGCCAGCTCGGCAACCTCGAGCACGAGATCGTGCGCATCGGCAAGGCAGGTCGCAGCCGTTGGCTCGGTATCCGCCCGACCGTCCGTGGTGTCGTCATGAACCCGGTCGATCATCCGCACGGTGGTGGTGAGGGCAAGTCCGGCCAGGGCAACCCGCACCCGGTTTCGCCGTGGGGCATGCCCACCAAGGGCTACCGCACCCGCAAGAACAAGCGGACCCAGAAGTTCATCGTTAAGCGCCGCGGCAGCAAGTAAGGCGTTCCAAGCGATCGGATTGGCCTCGCGGCGCATGGAAGCGCCGCGAGGCCGTAAAGGAATGGAAGAATGGCTCGTTCTATCAAGAAAGGCCCGTTCGCCGATCAGTACCTCCTGAAGAAGGTGGATGACGCGAACGCCCAGAACAGGAAGCAGGTCATCAAGACCTGGTCGCGCCGCTCCACGATCTATCCCGAGTTCGTCGGGCATACCTTCGCGGTGCACAACGGTAAGAAGTTCGTCCCCGTCTTCGTGACCGAGAACATGGTCGGTCACAAGCTGGGTGAGTTTTCTCCGACCCGGACCTTCGGCGGCCACGCGGCCGACAAGAAGGTCAAGGGCCGGTAAGCGGGAGAAGCAACGCCATGGCTACCAAGAATTCTGCGGCGAACACCGCTTCCTCCGCCTACCTGCGCTACCTGCGCATCGCCCCCCGCAAGGTGCGGGCGGTTGTCGACACCGTGCGTGGGCAGCCGGTTGAGCGCGCCCTCGCAACGCTGCGCTTCACCCCGAAGGCGGCTGCGAAGCCCGTCGCCAAGCTGATCCGTTCGGCGATCGCCAACGCGGAGCAGAAGGCGAACGGCAACATCGACATCGACCGCCTCTACGTAAAGACGATCATGGTCGACCAGGGCCCGACCCTGCGGCGCTTCATGGCTCGCGCCATGGGTCGTGCGACCCGGATCAACAAGAAGACGAGCCACGTGACCGTCGAGCTCGGGGAGATGCGCTAGTGGGTCAGAAAGTTCATCCGATCGGCTTCCGGCTCGGCGTCATCAAGAGCTGGGACAGCAAGTGGTTCGAGGAGCGCAACTACGCCAAGTGGCTCCACGAGGACATCCGCATCCGCGAGTTCGTCAAGGAGAAGCTCGGCCACGCCGGCATCTCCCGCATCGAGATCGAGCGCGCTGCCAGCAAGGTGAAGGTCAACGTGCACACCGCACGTCCCGGCATCGTGATCGGCAAGCGTGGCGCCGGCATCGAGACGATCAAGAAGGACCTGCAGAAGTTCACCGCGAACGAGATCTTCCTGAACATCGTCGAGGTCCGTAAGGCCGAGACCGATGCGCAGCTCGTCGCCGAGAACGTCTGCACCCAGCTCGAGCGCCGCATCGCCTTCCGTCGCGCCATGAAGAAGGCCGTGTCCACCGCGCAGAAGTTCGGCGCCAAGGGCATCCGGATCGCGTGCTCGGGCCGGCTGGGTGGCGCCGAGATGTCCCGCTACGAGTGGTACCGCGAGGGCCGCGTGCCCCTGCACACCCTCCGTGCGGACATCGACTACGGCTTCGCCGAGGCGAAGACGACCTACGGCGTGATCGGCTGCAAGGTGTGGATCATGCGGGGCGAGGTCCTCCCGGGCGAGCGGGCGGTCGCCGATACCCGCAGGTAATCTGCGCCTCGTTTGCCGAGGCCTCTTGACGCGGTGGCGCGTTCGTGACATTTCACGCGCCCCGCTCGCTATTGAGCGAAGGATTTAACGATGCTTCAGCCCGCACGCACCAAGTGGCGCAAGATGCACAAGGGCCGGATGAGGGGCATGGCCCACCGGGGCTCCGAGCTCGCCTTTGGCGAGATCGGTCTCCAGGCCCTCGAGTCTGGGTGGATCACGTCCCGCCAGATCGAGGCGGCTCGTATTGCCCTCACCCGCCAGATCAAGCGTGGCGGCAAGGTCTGGATTCGCGTGTTTCCGGACAAGCCGATCACCAAGAAGCCCGCCGAGACCCGCATGGGTACCGGTAAGGGCAACGTGGAAGGTTACGTGGCCGTCGTGAAGCCGGGCCGCATCCTGTACGAGATGCAGGGTGTGACCGACGAGGTCGCCCTCGAGGCCCTCCGGCTCGCGGCCTTCAAGCTGCCGATCAAGACCAAGGTCGTCCGGCGCGACATGGTGGAGCTGTAAGCAATGACTGCGAACGAGCTGCGCGCGCTCTCGGGCGAGGACCTCCGGAACAAGGCTACCGAGCTGAAGGCGACCATCTTCGACATGAAGATGAAGCTGAAGACCGGCCGCCTGGATTCCACCGCGGACCTGGCCAAGACCAAGCGTGACCTTGCCCGGGTGAACACCCTCCTGCGTGAGCAGGAGATGGGCATCCGCCGCGAGACCAAGGCGTAGGAATCCCCGCCCACCGCGTACCCGTTGCGCGGTGGGCTCAACAACGTGCTCGGGTCGCTGCCGGCAAGGAAGCCGGGACGGGCCCGAGAGGGAAGGTGATCCGATGGAGCGCGGCCGTCCCAAGACCCGCATCGGAATCGTTACCTCGGACAAGATGCAGAAGACCGTGGTGGTCCGTGTCGACCACCGCGTCAAGCACCCGAAGTACGGCAAGTACGTCACGCGTCACGTCAAGTACAAGGCGCACGACGAGAACAATGCCTGCGCGATGGGCGACAAGGTCATGATCGTCGAAACCCGCCCGCTGTCGAAGGACAAGCGCTGGCGTGTCGTCGAGACGCTCGTCAAGGCCCCCACCGTCTAAGCAGCCCACCCCGCGGAAAGGCGCGCAGGATGCGCGAACCGCCCGCGGAAGGAGAGAGTCATGATCCAGGCCACCACGGTCCTCGACGTGGCCGACAACTCCGGTGCGAAGAAGGTCCAGTGCATCAAGGTACTGGGCGGTTCGCGTCGGCGTTACGCCAGCCTCGGCGACATCATCGTTGTTTCCGTCAAGGAAGCGATCCCCAACTCGAAGGTGAAGAAGGGCGACGTGCAGAAGGCCGTCGTCGTTCGCACCAAGATCGAGGTCGCTCGCCCCGACGGCAGCTACATCAAGTTCGACGTGAACTCCGCCGTCCTCATCAACAAGGACGAGGAGCCGATCGGTACCCGTATCTTCGGGCCGGTCGCTCGTGAGCTCCGCGCTCGCAAGTTCATGAAGATTGTCTCGCTTGCTCCGGAGGTTCTGTAACCATGCACATCAAGAAGGGTGACATGGTGAAGGTCATCTCCGGCAAGGAGAAGGGCAAGACTGGCAAGATCCTCGAGATCGACCGCGAGAAGCAGCGCGCGCGGGTCGAGGGTCTGATGGTGGTGAAGCGCCACCTCAAGCGTGGTCGTCTCCCCTCCGCGCCGGAAGGCGGCATCATCGAGAAGTTCGGCACCATCCACGTGTCGAACCTGATGGTCGTCGATCCCCAGACCAACGAGCCGAGCCGCATTGGCCACAAGCGCCAGGAGAACGGGAAGAACGTCCGTTTCTCCAAGCGCTCTGGCAATACGCTCGCCTGATTCACTGATCCGTCGGTGGTAGGCCCGAACGCCGGCGGAAGCAGGAGCTAGACAAATGGCCCAGATGTCGATGCGGGAGCGGTACGAGAAGGAAGCCGTCCCCGCCCTGATGAAGGATTTCGGCTACAAGAGCCGGATGCAGGTTCCCAGGATCACGAAGATCGTCGTGAACATGGGTATGGGCGAGGCCCTTACCAACAACAAGATCCTGGATGCCGCCGCCGAGGAGCTCGCCCAGATCGCCGGCCAGAAGCCGGTGCTGACGCGCGCTCGCAAGTCCATCGCGAACTTCAAGCTTCGCGAGGGCCAGGCAATCGGCGTGATGGTGACGCTCCGTTCCCAGCGGATGTTCGAGTTCCTCGAGCGTCTGATCGGCGTGGCGCTTCCCCGCGTTCGTGACTTCAAGGGTGTCTCCAGCAAGGCCTTCGACGGCGCTGGCAACTACACCCTCGGCGTTCGCGAGCAGATCATCTTCCCCGAGATCAACTACGACAAGGTCGAGAAGGTGAAGGGGATGAACGTCACGATCGTTACGACCGCGACGACCGACGAGGAGGGGCGCGCGCTCCTCAAGTACATGGGGATGCCCTTCCGCTCGTAAGAGCGAAAGCCGGGGAATAAGAATGGCCAAGCTCTCGAAGATGGCGCAGGCAAAGCGCAAGCCGAAGTTTTCGGTACGCCAGTACAACCGCTGCCCGCTTTGCGGACGGCCCCGGGCTTTCCTCCGGAAGTTCCAGATGTGCCGCATCTGCTTCCGGCTCCGGGCGCTCAAGGGTGAGGTCACTGGCGTGACCAAGTCCTCCTGGTAGTTTCAGGCGGATGGCAGGCCGGGGCCCATACCCGGCCAACCTAGATGGAATTGGCGTGCGACCGGACCACCGCATGGTGCGGCGAGGCGGCGCAGGCCCAGCAGTCAGGGAACCTCCTACATGGCTCAGGTGACCGATCCGATCGGTGACATGCTGACCCGGCTCCGCAACGCGGGGCGGGCGCGGCACGAGAAGACCGTGATTCCCGCCAGCAAGCTGAAGCGGGCGATCGTTCAGGTCCTCAAGGACGAAGGCTACATCAACGACTTCGTCTTCCACGAGGACAACAAGCAGGGCGAGTTGACCGTCTTCCTGAAGTACGACGGCGGCGACTCGGTGATTCGGCAGATCAAGCGCGTGTCCAAGCCGGGCCTCCGGCAGTACGTGCCGAAGGACGAGATTCCGCGCGTCCTGGGCGGCCTGGGCATCGCGATCCTCTCCACCAGCAAGGGCGTGCTGGTCGACCGTGAGGCCCGCAAGGCCGGCGTCGGCGGCGAGCTGCTCTGCACCGTGTTCTAAGCGAGGACCGACATGTCGCGCATTGGCAAGAGGCCGATCATCGTTCCCGACAAGACCAAGGTGCAGATCAACGGCAACGTGGTGAGCGCCGAGGGTCCGAAGGGGAAGGGCAACCTGACCTTCGGCGAGGGCGTCGAGCTCAAGCTCGAGGGCAACACCCTCACCGTGACCCGTGAGAGCGACGAGCCGAAGGCTCGTTCGATGCACGGTCTGACCCGCACCATCGTCAGCAACCTGGTCGAGGGCGTTTCCAGGGGCTTCGAGAAGACCCTCGAGATCACCGGCGTCGGTTACCGCGCCGAGGTCAAGGGCAAGGAGCTCCACCTCACCCTCGGTTATTCGCACCCGGTCGTCTTCCCGCTCCCCGAGGGCGTGACGGCGGCTACCCCGGCGCCGACCCGCGTGGTTCTCGGCAGCTGGAACAAGGTGCTGCTCGGTGAGACCGCCGCCAAGGTCCGGTCGCTCCGCGCTCCCGAGCCCTACAAGGGCAAGGGCATCCGGTACGCCGACGAGACCATCCGCCGCAAGCAGGGCAAGGCTGGCGCTGCCTAAGTGATTCGGGACCTCGGCGGGTAAGTCCTCATCCCGCCGGGAGCCGAAGGAGATTGCCGAAATGGCTGCAAATGTTCACAAGCGCAAGCTGAGCCCGCGCGAGCAGCGGGCGGCGCGCATCCGCAAGAAGCTCTCCGGGACCACCGAGCGTCCCCGGCTGACCGTCTTCAAGAGCAACAAGCACATCTACGCCCAGATCATCGACGACACGAAGGGTGCCACCCTCGCGTTCGCATCGACCCAGTCCAAGGAGCTCAAGGACCAGGTGAACGAGGCGGACAAGAGCGGCGCTGCGAAGCTCGTCGGCAAGCTCGTGGCCGAGAAGGCCAAGGCGGCGAACGTCAACCAGGTCGTCTTCGACCGGAACGGTTTCCCCTACCACGGCCGCATCGCTGCCGTGGCCGACGCTGCCCGTGAGGCGGGGCTGGAGTTCTAAATGGCTGCTGCACCGATCAATCCGAACGAGCTCGATCTCACCGATCGCGTCGTCAACATCAACCGCGTCGCGAAGGTCGTGAAGGGCGGTCGCCGCTTCAGCTTCGCAGCGCTGGTTGTGGTGGGCGACGGCAACGGCCACGTGGGCATCGGCCTCGGCAAGGCGAACGAGGTCCCCGAGGCGATCCGCAAGGGTGGCGAGCAGGCCAAGAAGCACCTGCTCCGCGTTCCCCTGCAGGGTTCGACGATCCCCCACGAGGCGCTGGGTCACTTCGGCGCAGGCTGGGTTCTTCTCAAGCCGGCTTCCGAAGGTACCGGCGTGATCGCGGGCGGCGCCGTCCGTGCGGTCCTCGAGGCCGCCGGTGTCCGCAACGTGCTCACGAAGATCCAGGGCACCCGTAACCCCCACAACGTCCTCAAGGCGGTCATGGACGCTCTCCGGCAGATGAAGTCGCCGGAAGAGATCGCTCGTGTCCGTGGCAAGGACGTCGCCGAGATTCTGCCCACCGCCTGATGGCGACGGGACGAGAAGAGGACGCGATGGCTCTCAAGGTGAAGCTCGTCAAGTCGTGGGCGGGCGCCCCGCAGGATCAGCGTGATACGGTCGCTGGCCTCGGGCTGTACAAGATGAACAGTGAAAAGATCCTCAAGGATACCCCGTCGGTCCGTGGCATGATTGCCAAGGTCCAGCACCTGGTTTCCTTCGAGGAGATCCCCGGTGATGCTCCCGTGCGCACGCGGCGCAAGGGCAAGGCCGGGCAGAAGGCGAAGGAGGCCTGAGCAATGGGCACCAACCTGCATAGCCTGAAGGCGCCGGCGAACAGCCGGCACCGGAAGAAGCGGGTCGGCCGCGGCCAGGGCTCCGGCCTCGGCAAGACGGCTGGCCGCGGTGGCAAGGGCCAGAAGGCCCGCACCGGCAACATGAACTTCGAAGGCTTCGAGGGCGGCCAGATGCCGCTCCAGCGCCGCCTTCCGAAGTTTGGCTTCAAGAACATCTTCCGCGTGGAGTACGCTGCGGTGAACTTGGACCGGCTCGAGGCCGCCTTCGAGGCGGGCGAGACGGTTTCGCCGGAGTCGCTGTACGAGAAGGGTGTTCTGTCGAAGAAGGGCCAGCTCGTGAAGATCCTCGGCCGCGGTGAGCTCTCCAAGAAGCTCACCGTTTCCGCGCACAAGTTCTCGACCACCGCCCGCGAGGCGATCGAGAAGGCGGGCGGTTCGGTGACGACGATCGAGCTTCACCCTGCGAAGGCAGAGGGTGAGGCCGGCAAGGCCTGAGCCTGACAACGGGGGCCCCCGGAGTTTCCGGGGGCCTTCGACCTTGTTCGAATTGGTCGAAGGGGAAGCAACTTGCTCGACGCCATCGGGAACATGTTCCGCATCCAGGAGCTGCGGAAGCGGATCATCTTCACGCTCTCGCTCCTCGCGGTCTACCGCCTCGGCATCTTCATCACCACCCCCGGCATCGACCGGGAGGCGATGCAGAGCTTCATGCAGTCGCAGGGCGGGCTGCTGTCTCTCTTCAACCTCTTCTCCGGTGGCGCGATCGAGCAGGCTTCGATCTTCGCCCTGGGGATCATGCCGTACATCTCCGCGAGCATCATCATCCAGCTCCTCGCGGTGGTGATCCCGGCCCTGGAGCGCCTCCAGAAGGAGGGCGAGCTCGGGCGGCGGAAGATCACCCAGTACACCCGCTACGGCACCATCGCCCTCGCCGTCGTGCAGGGCCTCGGCATCTCGTTCTGGCTCGAGGGCCTCGGCACCGCAGCACAGGCTGGCGCCGGCCTCGCCGCGCCCGTCGTGCTCGAGCCGGGCTGGGGCTTCCGGTTCATGACGGTGATCACCCTCGCTTCCGGCACCGCGTTCATCATGTGGCTGGGCGAGCAGATCACCGAGCGGGGCATCGGCAACGGCATCTCGCTGGTCATCTTCGCGGGCATCGTCGCCGGCATCCCGGACGCGATCTTCCAGACCATCAACTGGTTCAGCACCGATCAGATCGACGCCTTCTCGCTCCTCGTGATCGGCGTGATCATCCTCGCTGCCATCGCCGGCGTGGTCTTCATGGAGCGCGGCCAGCGCCGCATTCCGGTGCAGTACGCCAAGCGCGTGGTGGGGCGGAAGACCGTCGGTGGCCAGACCACCCACCTGCCGCTGAAGGTGAATGCATCGGGCGTGATTCCGCCCATCTTCGCCTCTTCGATCCTGCTCTTCCCTGCGACGCTCGCCGGTTGGTTCCCGGCGCTGAAGGGCTTCTCGGATCGCCTCCAGATCGGCGGCTGGGAGTACAACACCCTCTACGTTCTCCTCATCGTGTTCTTCGCCTTCTTCTACACCGCGGTGACGTTCAACCCGGTGGATGTGGCGGACAACATGAAGAAGCACGGCGGCTACATCCCGGGCATCCGTCCGGGCAAGAAGACCGCCGACTACATCGACCGGGTCCTTACCCGGCTGACCTTCGGCGGCGCCGGCTACCTGGCCATCGTCTGCGTGCTCCCCACCATTCTCATCAACACCATGAACACGCCCTTCGCCTTCGGTGGTACGGCGCTGCTCATCGTGGTGGGTGTGGCCCTGGATACGGTGCAGCAGATCGAGAGCCACCTGATCACCCGGCACTACGAGGGCTTCACCGGCGCTCATGGTCCCCGGATCCGCGGTCGTCGCGTCGCTGCCCGCTGAAGCGGGCGGCCCCGGCCTGACCCGGGTTTGAACACCAGCCGGGGCGTCTCCCGTGGGAGACGCCCCGTGCGCTTCGAGGCGGCAGCGCAGAGAGATCCCCTCTCGACGCGCCGCGGAGAGCCGACATGAATCTCGTCTTCCTCGGGCCCGCCGGTTCCGGCAAGGGCACGCAGGCCAAGAAGCTCGAAGCCGACTTCGGCGTGGTGCAGATCTCCACCGGCGATCTTCTCCGCGATGCGGTGCGCATGGGCACCGAGCTCGGCCAGCAGGCCGACCCGCTGATGAAGCAGGGCAAGCTGGTCCCGGACGACCTGGTGGTCGGCATCATCGAGGAGCGCTTCCAGCGCGGCGGCCTCGAGAAGGGCTTTCTCCTCGACGGCTTCCCCCGGACGCTGCCGCAGGCGGAGGCGCTCGACGGCATGCTCGAGCGCAACGGGCTGAAGATCGACAAGGTCCTCTCGCTCGAGGTCCCCGAGGAGCTGCTCTACGAGCGGATCACCGGGCGTCGCTCCTGCCCGAAGTGCGGCACGGTCTACCACGTCAGCAACGCGCCCCCGAAGCGCATGGGCTTCTGCGACGTGGAGGGCGAGCCGCTGGTGCAGCGCAGCGACGACAGCCCCGAGAAGCTGGCCAACCGCCTCGAGGTCTTCCGCACGGAGATCCCGAAGGTGAAGGAGCATTACGCGCGCATGGGCCTCCTCGCGGAGATCCACGGCGTGGGGACGCCCGACGGGATCTACACCGAGATCCGGAAGGCGCTGGGCAGGTAAGCGGATGGGTGTGCAGCTCAAGAGCCGGGCGGAGATCGCCGCGATGCGGGAGGCGGGGCGGGTGGTTGCCACCATCCTCGCCGCGCTGCGCGACGCGACCAGGCCCGGCGTCACCACCGGCGACCTCGACGACCTGGCAGCGGAGATGATCCGCAAGGCCGGGGTGAAGTCCGCCTTCAAGGGCTACGCGCCCGGTGGCCGCAAGCCGTTCCCCGGGGTGATCTGCGCCTCGATCAACGAGGAGATCGTCCACGGGATCCCGTCGAAGCGGCGTAAGCTGCGGG is a genomic window of Vulgatibacter sp. containing:
- a CDS encoding adenylate kinase; this translates as MNLVFLGPAGSGKGTQAKKLEADFGVVQISTGDLLRDAVRMGTELGQQADPLMKQGKLVPDDLVVGIIEERFQRGGLEKGFLLDGFPRTLPQAEALDGMLERNGLKIDKVLSLEVPEELLYERITGRRSCPKCGTVYHVSNAPPKRMGFCDVEGEPLVQRSDDSPEKLANRLEVFRTEIPKVKEHYARMGLLAEIHGVGTPDGIYTEIRKALGR
- the secY gene encoding preprotein translocase subunit SecY is translated as MFRIQELRKRIIFTLSLLAVYRLGIFITTPGIDREAMQSFMQSQGGLLSLFNLFSGGAIEQASIFALGIMPYISASIIIQLLAVVIPALERLQKEGELGRRKITQYTRYGTIALAVVQGLGISFWLEGLGTAAQAGAGLAAPVVLEPGWGFRFMTVITLASGTAFIMWLGEQITERGIGNGISLVIFAGIVAGIPDAIFQTINWFSTDQIDAFSLLVIGVIILAAIAGVVFMERGQRRIPVQYAKRVVGRKTVGGQTTHLPLKVNASGVIPPIFASSILLFPATLAGWFPALKGFSDRLQIGGWEYNTLYVLLIVFFAFFYTAVTFNPVDVADNMKKHGGYIPGIRPGKKTADYIDRVLTRLTFGGAGYLAIVCVLPTILINTMNTPFAFGGTALLIVVGVALDTVQQIESHLITRHYEGFTGAHGPRIRGRRVAAR